A stretch of the Panicum virgatum strain AP13 chromosome 9N, P.virgatum_v5, whole genome shotgun sequence genome encodes the following:
- the LOC120687371 gene encoding glutamic acid-rich protein-like isoform X2, with the protein MSRCFPFPPPGYEKTARPDAQLVSNLQQLDKEKHKEKKHKKDKDKKEGKEKKDKDRSKDKHKDKKDRKEKHKDKKKDRSKDKSRESVEGIERHDETLHDQKVGESSRRSEENKDLKSREDLVRKIPDEKGAAIRPIENYAVSNDRSRGGFSALPAVENERSAVNKMQIHPSKNEGLGQQNINFNQQKNGASIRHSENFTTSAQRTAAGFTPPHTMEERVKAGRPPSNTEVTPRKEGIGQRISNISILVRKRTETANKDVANKEVGASSPLLPNHANTMHKGNGKVGRPTENTAASMQRFDSPSTSSAAAGIDRGVPRSTIPGTTIRKPNGMVRSPENLSVSANKPDAGGISPAMWKEKEDGGRLPQANISADQKLVMSKPPAMDKAADGRAERMEKVRDEAPDVTKKEDKKSDRHEKKKRKEKDKHKEKKKEKEAKKEKAEHNHKEQDKLRENNINYPIDSLHLKPSGPPLAPPVDDGKSVVPDEKKRKNHEMNGYLQNVHDMRPTKLPRPALPNNRVENGTASHVAAPLSSVKPEALNIEKAERLHKKEEKFNGNKQAQQQSSASVDPLAAYENGTPSRKSPHPDCKYLSQIYSIPEAPQMMEWPEHEGEDWLFDQGSSTQSRKPSSEADGAPIVWAQALKIDPGDVIALPYVIPY; encoded by the exons ATGTCTCGCTGCTTCCCGTTTCCGCCACCAGGATATGAGAAGACCGCGCGCCCCGACGCCCAGCTAGTCTCCAACCTGCAGCAGCTCGACAAG GAGAAACACAAAGAGAAGAAGCATAAGAAGGACAAGGATAAAAAAGAAGGTAAAGAAAAGAAGGATAAAGATAGGAGTAAGGATAAGCACAAAGATAAGAAGGATcgaaaagaaaaacacaaagacaagaaaaaagACAGGAGCAAAGATAAAAGCAGGGAATCAGTAGAAGGAATTGAAAGACATGATGAGACTCTCCATGATCAGAAGGTCGGAGAGAGCAGCAGGAGATCTGAAGAAAATAAGGATCTTAAGTCCAGGGAGGATTTGGTCAGAAAGATACCGGATGAGAAAGGGGCAGCGATTCGACCTATTGAAAATTATGCTGTTTCAAATGATAGAAGTCGTGGAGGCTTCAGTGCATTGCCTGCAGTTGAGAATGAAAGATCTGCAGTTAATAAAATGCAGATTCACCCTAGTAAAAATGAGGGATTGGGGCAGCAGAACATCAACTTCAACCAACAGAAGAATGGGGCATCGATACGACATTCAGAAAACTTCACTACTTCAGCTCAAAGAACTGCTGCTGGTTTTACACCACCACATACTATGGAGGAAAGAGTCAAAGCTGGAAGGCCTCCCTCCAATACTGAAGTCACACCCAGAAAAGAGGGGATTGGACAGCGAATCAGTAACATTAGCATATTGGTTCGAAAGAGAACTGAGACTGCAAACAAAGATGTTGCGAATAAAGAAGTTGGCGCCTCCTCTCCATTGCTTCCAAATCATGCTAATACTATGCATAAGGGAAATGGCAAGGTTGGTAGGCCAACGGAGAACACAGCAGCATCTATGCAGAGATTCGACAGTCCAtctacttccagtgcagcagcGGGGATAGATAGAGGAGTACCTAGATCAACTATCCCAGGCACAACAATTCGGAAGCCAAATGGAATGGTGCGATCACCTGAAAACCTTTCTGTCTCTGCTAATAAGCCTGATGCTGGAGGCATATCACCTGCTATGTGGAAGGAAAAAGAAGACGGGGGAAGGCTACCGCAAGCTAATATTTCAGCTGATCAGAAACTG GTTATGTCGAAACCTCCAGCTATGGACAAAGCTGCAGATGGAAGAGCTGAAAGGATGGAGAAGGTTAGAGATGAGGCACCTGATGTTACCAAGAAAGAGGACAAAAAGAGTGATCGGcacgagaaaaagaaaaggaaagagaaagataaacacaaagagaagaaaaaggagaaagaggCAAAGAAGGAGAAAGCAGAACATAATCACAAAGAGCAAGATAAGCTAAGAGAGAacaatataaattatccaatagATAGTCTCCACTTGAAGCCCTCAGGCCCTCCTTTAGCCCCACCAGTTGATGATGGAAAATCTGTTGTGCCTGATGAGAAGAAGCGAAAGAATCATGAGATGAATGGTTACTTACAAA ACGTTCATGATATGCGGCCTACAAAGTTGCCGAGACCAGCCCTCCCCAACAATCGTGTGGAGAATGGTACAGCATCTCATGTAGCCGCGCCACTCTCTTCTGTGAAGCCAGAAGCCCTAAATATTGAAAAGGCTGAAAGGCTCCACAAGAAGGAAGAGAAGTTCAATGGCAACAAACAGGCTCAGCAGCAATCTTCAGCTTCAGTCGATCCATTGGCTGCTTATGAGAATGGCACACCTTCTAGGAAGTCACCTCACCCAGACTGCAAGTATCTTAGCCAGATATACAGCATTCCTGAAGCACCTCAAATGATGGAATGGCCTGAGCATGAAGGTGAGGACTGGCTGTTCGACCAAGGTAGCAGCACCCAGTCAAGGAAGCCCAGTTCAGAGGCTGATGGAGCACCCATAGTGTGGGCTCAGGCTCTGAAAATTGACCCTGGTGATGTCATTGCTTTACCATATGTCATCCCGTATTAG
- the LOC120687371 gene encoding nuclear speckle splicing regulatory protein 1-like isoform X3, translating into MSRCFPFPPPGYEKTARPDAQLVSNLQQLDKEKHKEKKHKKDKDKKEGKEKKDKDRSKDKHKDKKDRKEKHKDKKKDRSKDKSRESVEGIERHDETLHDQKVGESSRRSEENKDLKSREDLVRKIPDEKGAAIRPIENYAVSNDRSRGGFSALPAVENERSAVNKMQIHPSKNEGLGQQNINFNQQKNGASIRHSENFTTSAQRTAAGFTPPHTMEERVKAGRPPSNTEVTPRKEGIGQRISNISILVRKRTETANKDVANKEVGASSPLLPNHANTMHKGNGKVGRPTENTAASMQRFDSPSTSSAAAGIDRGVPRSTIPGTTIRKPNGMVRSPENLSVSANKPDAGGISPAMWKEKEDGGRLPQANISADQKLVMSKPPAMDKAADGRAERANISADQKLVMSKPPAMDKAADGRAERMEKVRDEAPDVTKKEDKKSDRHEKKKRKEKDKHKEKKKEKEAKKEKAEHNHKEQDKLRENNINYPIDSLHLKPSGPPLAPPVDDGKSVVPDEKKRKNHEMNGYLQIAETSPPQQSCGEWYSISCSRATLFCEARSPKY; encoded by the exons ATGTCTCGCTGCTTCCCGTTTCCGCCACCAGGATATGAGAAGACCGCGCGCCCCGACGCCCAGCTAGTCTCCAACCTGCAGCAGCTCGACAAG GAGAAACACAAAGAGAAGAAGCATAAGAAGGACAAGGATAAAAAAGAAGGTAAAGAAAAGAAGGATAAAGATAGGAGTAAGGATAAGCACAAAGATAAGAAGGATcgaaaagaaaaacacaaagacaagaaaaaagACAGGAGCAAAGATAAAAGCAGGGAATCAGTAGAAGGAATTGAAAGACATGATGAGACTCTCCATGATCAGAAGGTCGGAGAGAGCAGCAGGAGATCTGAAGAAAATAAGGATCTTAAGTCCAGGGAGGATTTGGTCAGAAAGATACCGGATGAGAAAGGGGCAGCGATTCGACCTATTGAAAATTATGCTGTTTCAAATGATAGAAGTCGTGGAGGCTTCAGTGCATTGCCTGCAGTTGAGAATGAAAGATCTGCAGTTAATAAAATGCAGATTCACCCTAGTAAAAATGAGGGATTGGGGCAGCAGAACATCAACTTCAACCAACAGAAGAATGGGGCATCGATACGACATTCAGAAAACTTCACTACTTCAGCTCAAAGAACTGCTGCTGGTTTTACACCACCACATACTATGGAGGAAAGAGTCAAAGCTGGAAGGCCTCCCTCCAATACTGAAGTCACACCCAGAAAAGAGGGGATTGGACAGCGAATCAGTAACATTAGCATATTGGTTCGAAAGAGAACTGAGACTGCAAACAAAGATGTTGCGAATAAAGAAGTTGGCGCCTCCTCTCCATTGCTTCCAAATCATGCTAATACTATGCATAAGGGAAATGGCAAGGTTGGTAGGCCAACGGAGAACACAGCAGCATCTATGCAGAGATTCGACAGTCCAtctacttccagtgcagcagcGGGGATAGATAGAGGAGTACCTAGATCAACTATCCCAGGCACAACAATTCGGAAGCCAAATGGAATGGTGCGATCACCTGAAAACCTTTCTGTCTCTGCTAATAAGCCTGATGCTGGAGGCATATCACCTGCTATGTGGAAGGAAAAAGAAGACGGGGGAAGGCTACCGCAAGCTAATATTTCAGCTGATCAGAAACTGGTTATGTCGAAACCTCCAGCTATGGACAAAGCTGCAGATGGAAGAGCTGAAAGAGCTAATATTTCAGCTGATCAGAAACTGGTTATGTCGAAACCTCCAGCTATGGACAAAGCTGCAGATGGAAGAGCTGAAAGGATGGAGAAGGTTAGAGATGAGGCACCTGATGTTACCAAGAAAGAGGACAAAAAGAGTGATCGGcacgagaaaaagaaaaggaaagagaaagataaacacaaagagaagaaaaaggagaaagaggCAAAGAAGGAGAAAGCAGAACATAATCACAAAGAGCAAGATAAGCTAAGAGAGAacaatataaattatccaatagATAGTCTCCACTTGAAGCCCTCAGGCCCTCCTTTAGCCCCACCAGTTGATGATGGAAAATCTGTTGTGCCTGATGAGAAGAAGCGAAAGAATCATGAGATGAATGGTTACTTACAAA TTGCCGAGACCAGCCCTCCCCAACAATCGTGTGGAGAATGGTACAGCATCTCATGTAGCCGCGCCACTCTCTTCTGTGAAGCCAGAAGCCCTAAATATTGA
- the LOC120687448 gene encoding CRIB domain-containing protein RIC4-like → MKDRRGSSGGGDRFAVFPFSMGCMSQSAVSVADPSEKKPQGVPSSSSSATAPNSAAGSSEDGAGETVNKEKAAVAPASPGLVAAGVSRLMKGIKSLSLMFAGDEEEEEEEEEEEEEREMVIGYPTDVQHVGHIGWDGHNKVGAMGMVNAFSLPSSLSLRQLEMAMDQAANASA, encoded by the exons ATGAAGGACCGGCGaggcagctccggcggcggcgaccgcttCGCCGTCTTCCCGTTCTCCATGGGCTGCATGTCGCAGTCCGCCGTCTCCGTCGCCGACCCCAGCGAGAAGAAGCCGCAGGGCgtcccctcttcctcctcctcggccacgGCTCCGA ATTCAGCAGCAGGTTCGTCAGAAGATGGTGCCGGCGAGACCGTGAATAAGGAGAAGGCTGCCGTTGCGCCGGCGTCGCCGGGCCTCGTGGCGGCCGGGGTGTCCAGGCTGATGAAGGGGATCAAGAGCCTGTCCCTGAtgttcgccggcgacgaggaggaggaggaggaggaggaggaggaggaggaggagagggagatggtGATCGGGTACCCGACGGACGTGCAGCACGTGGGGCACATCGGCTGGGACGGCCACAACAAGGTCGGCGCCATGGGCATGGTGAACGCCTTCTCCctgccctcctccctctccctccgccAGCTCGAGATGGCCATGGACCAGGCGGCGAACGCGTCGGCCTGA
- the LOC120687371 gene encoding myb-like protein X isoform X1, which yields MSRCFPFPPPGYEKTARPDAQLVSNLQQLDKEKHKEKKHKKDKDKKEGKEKKDKDRSKDKHKDKKDRKEKHKDKKKDRSKDKSRESVEGIERHDETLHDQKVGESSRRSEENKDLKSREDLVRKIPDEKGAAIRPIENYAVSNDRSRGGFSALPAVENERSAVNKMQIHPSKNEGLGQQNINFNQQKNGASIRHSENFTTSAQRTAAGFTPPHTMEERVKAGRPPSNTEVTPRKEGIGQRISNISILVRKRTETANKDVANKEVGASSPLLPNHANTMHKGNGKVGRPTENTAASMQRFDSPSTSSAAAGIDRGVPRSTIPGTTIRKPNGMVRSPENLSVSANKPDAGGISPAMWKEKEDGGRLPQANISADQKLVMSKPPAMDKAADGRAERANISADQKLVMSKPPAMDKAADGRAERMEKVRDEAPDVTKKEDKKSDRHEKKKRKEKDKHKEKKKEKEAKKEKAEHNHKEQDKLRENNINYPIDSLHLKPSGPPLAPPVDDGKSVVPDEKKRKNHEMNGYLQNVHDMRPTKLPRPALPNNRVENGTASHVAAPLSSVKPEALNIEKAERLHKKEEKFNGNKQAQQQSSASVDPLAAYENGTPSRKSPHPDCKYLSQIYSIPEAPQMMEWPEHEGEDWLFDQGSSTQSRKPSSEADGAPIVWAQALKIDPGDVIALPYVIPY from the exons ATGTCTCGCTGCTTCCCGTTTCCGCCACCAGGATATGAGAAGACCGCGCGCCCCGACGCCCAGCTAGTCTCCAACCTGCAGCAGCTCGACAAG GAGAAACACAAAGAGAAGAAGCATAAGAAGGACAAGGATAAAAAAGAAGGTAAAGAAAAGAAGGATAAAGATAGGAGTAAGGATAAGCACAAAGATAAGAAGGATcgaaaagaaaaacacaaagacaagaaaaaagACAGGAGCAAAGATAAAAGCAGGGAATCAGTAGAAGGAATTGAAAGACATGATGAGACTCTCCATGATCAGAAGGTCGGAGAGAGCAGCAGGAGATCTGAAGAAAATAAGGATCTTAAGTCCAGGGAGGATTTGGTCAGAAAGATACCGGATGAGAAAGGGGCAGCGATTCGACCTATTGAAAATTATGCTGTTTCAAATGATAGAAGTCGTGGAGGCTTCAGTGCATTGCCTGCAGTTGAGAATGAAAGATCTGCAGTTAATAAAATGCAGATTCACCCTAGTAAAAATGAGGGATTGGGGCAGCAGAACATCAACTTCAACCAACAGAAGAATGGGGCATCGATACGACATTCAGAAAACTTCACTACTTCAGCTCAAAGAACTGCTGCTGGTTTTACACCACCACATACTATGGAGGAAAGAGTCAAAGCTGGAAGGCCTCCCTCCAATACTGAAGTCACACCCAGAAAAGAGGGGATTGGACAGCGAATCAGTAACATTAGCATATTGGTTCGAAAGAGAACTGAGACTGCAAACAAAGATGTTGCGAATAAAGAAGTTGGCGCCTCCTCTCCATTGCTTCCAAATCATGCTAATACTATGCATAAGGGAAATGGCAAGGTTGGTAGGCCAACGGAGAACACAGCAGCATCTATGCAGAGATTCGACAGTCCAtctacttccagtgcagcagcGGGGATAGATAGAGGAGTACCTAGATCAACTATCCCAGGCACAACAATTCGGAAGCCAAATGGAATGGTGCGATCACCTGAAAACCTTTCTGTCTCTGCTAATAAGCCTGATGCTGGAGGCATATCACCTGCTATGTGGAAGGAAAAAGAAGACGGGGGAAGGCTACCGCAAGCTAATATTTCAGCTGATCAGAAACTGGTTATGTCGAAACCTCCAGCTATGGACAAAGCTGCAGATGGAAGAGCTGAAAGAGCTAATATTTCAGCTGATCAGAAACTGGTTATGTCGAAACCTCCAGCTATGGACAAAGCTGCAGATGGAAGAGCTGAAAGGATGGAGAAGGTTAGAGATGAGGCACCTGATGTTACCAAGAAAGAGGACAAAAAGAGTGATCGGcacgagaaaaagaaaaggaaagagaaagataaacacaaagagaagaaaaaggagaaagaggCAAAGAAGGAGAAAGCAGAACATAATCACAAAGAGCAAGATAAGCTAAGAGAGAacaatataaattatccaatagATAGTCTCCACTTGAAGCCCTCAGGCCCTCCTTTAGCCCCACCAGTTGATGATGGAAAATCTGTTGTGCCTGATGAGAAGAAGCGAAAGAATCATGAGATGAATGGTTACTTACAAA ACGTTCATGATATGCGGCCTACAAAGTTGCCGAGACCAGCCCTCCCCAACAATCGTGTGGAGAATGGTACAGCATCTCATGTAGCCGCGCCACTCTCTTCTGTGAAGCCAGAAGCCCTAAATATTGAAAAGGCTGAAAGGCTCCACAAGAAGGAAGAGAAGTTCAATGGCAACAAACAGGCTCAGCAGCAATCTTCAGCTTCAGTCGATCCATTGGCTGCTTATGAGAATGGCACACCTTCTAGGAAGTCACCTCACCCAGACTGCAAGTATCTTAGCCAGATATACAGCATTCCTGAAGCACCTCAAATGATGGAATGGCCTGAGCATGAAGGTGAGGACTGGCTGTTCGACCAAGGTAGCAGCACCCAGTCAAGGAAGCCCAGTTCAGAGGCTGATGGAGCACCCATAGTGTGGGCTCAGGCTCTGAAAATTGACCCTGGTGATGTCATTGCTTTACCATATGTCATCCCGTATTAG